One window from the genome of bacterium encodes:
- a CDS encoding NTP transferase domain-containing protein, with amino-acid sequence MYAAIIAGGSGTRLWPSSRQDKPKQFHKLYGDNTLLQETVKRLDPLVDKSDVYVIAGRSHEGIVKKQLPWLEDDRYVGEPMGKNTAPAIGVIATLISRKDPNAVLLVTPADHIITKEKHFRRLLEVAEQVAAEGPNVVTIGIKPTYAATGYGYIQMAESKRTIDDVDVHQAMSFKEKPDLKTAEEYVSSWHYVWNSGMFIWSAKTIMDLYRDHAPDIYKLLIRYDGAIGTPDESKVFDEIYDAFPSISVDYAILEHAPNITVIPASIGWSDLGSWSSLYEIMDKDEDGNAVTGDHVGVDTHNCLIHSERLVATVGLDNMVIVDTGDAVLILPSGRSQDIKALLDELKKQGKTKYL; translated from the coding sequence ATGTACGCTGCAATAATAGCCGGCGGGTCGGGCACAAGGCTGTGGCCGAGTTCTCGCCAGGACAAGCCCAAACAATTTCATAAGTTATACGGTGACAACACGCTGCTGCAGGAGACCGTCAAACGCCTTGATCCACTCGTAGACAAAAGCGACGTCTACGTGATCGCAGGCAGGTCACATGAGGGTATTGTCAAAAAGCAACTCCCTTGGCTCGAGGATGACAGATACGTAGGCGAGCCGATGGGCAAGAACACAGCTCCAGCAATTGGAGTGATTGCGACTCTCATCAGCCGCAAAGACCCGAATGCCGTGCTTCTGGTCACCCCTGCCGACCATATAATAACCAAAGAGAAACACTTCCGAAGGCTGCTTGAGGTGGCGGAGCAGGTGGCAGCCGAGGGCCCGAACGTAGTGACCATCGGAATAAAGCCGACCTATGCAGCCACCGGCTACGGTTATATTCAGATGGCCGAGTCAAAGCGGACTATTGATGATGTGGACGTTCACCAGGCGATGAGTTTCAAGGAGAAGCCTGATCTGAAGACTGCCGAGGAGTATGTATCGAGCTGGCACTATGTCTGGAACAGCGGTATGTTTATCTGGTCCGCGAAGACGATCATGGACCTATATCGTGACCATGCCCCCGATATCTACAAGCTGCTGATCCGCTATGACGGTGCGATAGGCACACCAGATGAGTCCAAGGTCTTCGATGAGATATACGACGCATTCCCGAGCATATCTGTGGACTATGCGATCCTCGAGCATGCTCCCAACATCACCGTGATTCCGGCTTCGATAGGCTGGAGTGATCTGGGAAGCTGGTCTTCTCTGTATGAGATCATGGATAAGGATGAAGACGGCAATGCGGTCACAGGCGACCATGTGGGTGTAGATACACACAACTGCCTTATCCATTCCGAGCGTCTGGTCGCGACCGTGGGTCTGGACAATATGGTAATAGTGGACACAGGCGATGCAGTGCTTATCCTGCCCAGCGGCCGTTCACAGGACATCAAAGCCCTGCTCGACGAACTCAAAAAGCAGGGCAAAACAAAATATTTGTGA
- the queG gene encoding tRNA epoxyqueuosine(34) reductase QueG, which translates to MINDLRKSAYELGLAALGIAPAIDEVRTSFAWAKSVVTTAVCYLPPETSVSDDTPRALVARIARSADYHDVLHCKLAHMVEQIKAVYPNAHTQICVDTSPLPERKLAVLSGIASRAKNANVFVDGCGSYAALGEIVTDIELPVSQPNEIDLCGSCEKCIRACPMGAIIAPGAIDKSKCLSAITQSGGIVPVETRHAMGNRIYGCDRCQEVCPHNASVRVSAPEFAQDVFPGACPELIPLIRISAREFKENVKRTSIGWIGRTKIRRNAIIAAGNIKCEEAVPALKEVMQGECAALREYAVWAIGNYVIELQD; encoded by the coding sequence ATGATAAATGACCTGCGTAAATCAGCATATGAACTTGGATTGGCGGCTTTGGGAATAGCTCCGGCAATCGACGAAGTCCGCACATCCTTTGCATGGGCAAAGTCGGTCGTGACGACTGCTGTCTGCTATTTGCCACCCGAGACATCTGTTTCGGATGATACTCCCCGCGCTCTGGTAGCACGGATCGCCCGGAGTGCGGACTATCACGATGTCCTTCATTGCAAACTTGCACACATGGTCGAACAAATCAAGGCTGTCTACCCAAACGCGCATACACAGATATGTGTGGATACATCGCCATTGCCCGAAAGGAAACTTGCAGTGCTGAGTGGAATAGCCAGCCGGGCAAAGAATGCAAATGTGTTTGTCGATGGATGCGGATCATACGCGGCGCTCGGCGAGATTGTGACCGATATCGAACTGCCTGTATCGCAGCCGAATGAGATCGACCTGTGCGGTTCATGCGAGAAATGTATTCGCGCTTGCCCGATGGGGGCAATCATTGCGCCGGGAGCAATTGACAAGAGCAAGTGTCTGTCTGCGATTACACAGTCCGGCGGAATAGTACCGGTTGAGACTAGACACGCGATGGGAAATCGGATATATGGGTGCGACAGATGTCAGGAAGTCTGCCCGCATAATGCATCAGTCAGAGTGTCTGCTCCTGAATTTGCCCAGGATGTGTTTCCGGGAGCATGTCCAGAACTTATACCACTAATCCGCATAAGTGCGAGAGAATTCAAAGAAAATGTTAAGAGAACGTCGATAGGCTGGATTGGGCGGACAAAGATCAGACGAAATGCCATAATAGCCGCCGGTAATATCAAATGTGAAGAGGCAGTCCCGGCTTTGAAAGAAGTCATGCAGGGCGAATGTGCGGCGCTGCGAGAATATGCAGTCTGGGCTATCGGCAATTATGTTATTGAACTACAAGACTAA
- a CDS encoding SpoIIE family protein phosphatase, with the protein MNRQNNYTDTNMYPDEEHDAFLQRAVVEFPNNLFTAKVTGDEIHSLSIGSGVAEIIGYSNQELQSEPELWLEIVHPADEVHVRQMLARLSEGKPLAEVYRIYQKDGQLRWIRVSAVAAKRDGLYHVIGIASDASLEKSAPDRLVQYKQLLDQTPTPTSLRTISGQVIYCNQAYVTLTGYGSVEEAMLTLPSDIIPTQDIDWFENEILPKMISEPWQGEVRIIRKDGQIRNVDVATNPLFGENGEAIGFYSALTDVTQKKQAQEALLQSEERLRTLVENIDAIILQVDPNMRILTLGGQLNNWIGRPINELIGNSNIWQEFLSERDLDILHTAFDKAYTSKTSEFVEIKVKHKSGRERWVRGQITPRFDAEGDLIYYDGIGMDITKQMAAVEREARHSKLIAALVDMSQVFASTRDTSKIISTAVRSTGGLLNCICSVQEIEPDSGHLHIIETYSIDIESGRRVDEAFEQIGITIADIFGTTGIQAGISADLMLKSPRSVELAKKTGMKSSISVPLFVEGELFGVFSNARMENEKPFDDEDLWFMSEVASHASASLTNASLYRKQTKIAETLQRSLIPEKTAVQGLDTATLYLPAKGEVGIGGDFFDIIDFGDSRVGLVVADVSGKGLEAAIHTAEAKYMLKGFARQNPDPSFVMTNLNYALWTYMEEFAFVTMFYGLINMEKCLIEYVNAGHESPLILRHDTHQVRSLSPNGIVLGVESSRNYITEYVQFNKDDLLFCYTDGLTDVPCEDGTRFGCERLTSVIEHAPSLTSQELLEYVCGTVQECSKGIQPDDQVVVVVRAIK; encoded by the coding sequence ATGAACAGGCAAAACAATTATACAGATACTAATATGTATCCCGATGAGGAACACGATGCTTTCCTGCAAAGAGCAGTCGTAGAATTCCCAAACAACCTCTTCACGGCCAAAGTGACGGGCGATGAAATTCACTCACTCTCGATTGGATCAGGAGTGGCAGAGATAATCGGATACAGCAACCAGGAACTGCAGTCTGAGCCAGAACTGTGGCTTGAGATAGTGCACCCTGCCGACGAAGTGCACGTTCGACAAATGCTTGCGCGCCTTAGTGAAGGTAAACCTCTGGCCGAAGTATACCGCATATATCAGAAAGACGGACAGCTCAGATGGATACGAGTGTCGGCTGTCGCAGCAAAAAGAGATGGCCTTTACCATGTTATCGGTATAGCTTCAGATGCTTCGCTGGAAAAAAGTGCACCTGATCGCCTGGTGCAATACAAACAACTGCTCGACCAGACCCCCACACCAACCAGCCTGCGCACCATTTCGGGACAGGTAATTTATTGCAACCAGGCATATGTAACACTGACAGGCTACGGCTCTGTGGAAGAAGCTATGCTCACATTGCCCAGCGATATTATTCCTACTCAAGACATCGATTGGTTTGAAAATGAAATACTGCCGAAGATGATCAGCGAACCCTGGCAGGGAGAAGTGCGCATAATACGCAAAGATGGCCAGATAAGAAATGTGGATGTGGCGACAAATCCACTTTTTGGAGAAAATGGTGAGGCCATAGGTTTCTACTCTGCTCTCACAGATGTCACGCAGAAAAAGCAGGCCCAAGAAGCACTGCTGCAAAGTGAAGAAAGACTTCGCACACTGGTGGAAAACATTGATGCCATCATACTTCAAGTTGACCCGAACATGAGAATATTGACGCTGGGAGGACAGCTCAATAATTGGATAGGACGCCCAATTAACGAACTGATCGGTAACAGCAACATATGGCAGGAGTTCTTATCCGAGCGAGATCTGGACATATTGCATACAGCATTCGACAAAGCATATACCAGCAAGACTTCTGAATTTGTGGAGATAAAAGTGAAGCATAAATCAGGACGCGAGCGATGGGTCAGAGGGCAAATTACGCCAAGGTTTGACGCCGAAGGCGATCTGATCTACTACGATGGCATTGGGATGGATATAACCAAGCAAATGGCGGCGGTGGAACGAGAAGCCAGGCATTCCAAGCTGATTGCGGCGCTCGTTGATATGAGCCAGGTATTCGCCTCTACACGTGATACAAGCAAAATTATATCCACCGCTGTGAGATCGACTGGTGGTCTGCTCAATTGTATTTGTTCGGTGCAAGAAATCGAGCCAGACTCCGGTCACCTGCACATTATAGAAACCTACAGCATTGACATTGAAAGCGGCAGACGAGTGGATGAAGCCTTTGAACAAATTGGTATCACAATTGCGGACATCTTTGGAACAACAGGCATTCAAGCAGGAATAAGCGCCGACCTTATGCTCAAATCACCCAGGTCCGTCGAGCTTGCAAAAAAAACTGGCATGAAATCATCTATTTCTGTCCCATTATTTGTTGAAGGAGAACTATTCGGTGTTTTTTCCAACGCTCGAATGGAAAACGAAAAACCGTTTGATGACGAAGACCTCTGGTTTATGAGCGAAGTCGCAAGCCATGCCTCGGCCTCCCTTACAAATGCTTCCCTCTACAGGAAACAAACAAAAATAGCAGAAACTCTGCAGCGAAGCCTGATACCCGAAAAAACTGCCGTGCAAGGTCTGGATACCGCCACACTATATCTGCCCGCCAAAGGAGAAGTGGGCATTGGAGGCGATTTCTTTGATATTATCGACTTCGGAGACTCCAGGGTGGGACTGGTGGTGGCAGACGTTTCGGGTAAGGGACTGGAAGCCGCTATCCATACGGCAGAAGCCAAATATATGCTGAAAGGCTTTGCTCGACAAAACCCGGACCCAAGTTTTGTGATGACTAATCTCAACTATGCGCTCTGGACTTATATGGAAGAATTTGCATTTGTTACTATGTTCTATGGCCTTATTAACATGGAAAAGTGCTTGATCGAATATGTGAACGCGGGACATGAGAGTCCACTGATTCTACGCCATGATACACACCAAGTTCGCAGTTTATCTCCCAACGGCATAGTTCTGGGTGTGGAATCCAGCCGCAACTACATCACTGAATATGTGCAGTTCAATAAGGATGACCTGTTGTTTTGCTATACGGACGGATTGACCGATGTCCCCTGCGAAGACGGCACTCGGTTCGGATGCGAGCGCCTTACCAGTGTGATTGAGCACGCCCCGAGCCTCACTTCTCAGGAACTTCTTGAATATGTATGTGGAACTGTTCAGGAGTGCAGCAAAGGCATCCAACCTGACGATCAAGTGGTTGTGGTCGTCAGAGCAATCAAATAA
- a CDS encoding sigma-70 family RNA polymerase sigma factor has translation MNDRMTQIFDLHRTGMLRKKDDAIEIWLRAVHDKYAQSLFRYALALTGSVEDAQDAVQEVFTRIAKNWKRFGEVRNVNAYLFSATRNAAYSILRRRKRSQALHDAICSDLATACVPQDRRTSATIISIREAFSDLNVEQREVIVLRILHQMTFKEIAEMAGVSANTIYARYRLGIEKIRHVLDIAE, from the coding sequence GTGAATGACCGAATGACACAAATTTTCGATCTGCACAGGACGGGAATGCTGCGCAAGAAAGACGACGCCATCGAAATATGGCTGAGGGCAGTGCATGACAAATACGCGCAGTCGCTATTTCGTTATGCGCTGGCTCTGACAGGCTCTGTTGAAGATGCGCAGGACGCCGTTCAGGAGGTATTTACCCGGATCGCAAAGAACTGGAAGCGATTTGGAGAAGTGCGCAACGTGAACGCGTATTTATTCTCTGCCACCCGCAATGCCGCATACAGCATCCTTAGGCGCAGGAAACGGTCGCAGGCGCTGCATGATGCAATCTGCTCGGACCTGGCAACTGCATGCGTGCCTCAGGACAGACGCACATCTGCCACGATCATATCCATACGTGAAGCATTTTCAGACCTGAATGTGGAGCAGAGGGAAGTGATTGTCCTGAGGATTCTTCATCAGATGACATTCAAAGAGATAGCTGAGATGGCCGGGGTATCGGCCAACACTATATATGCCAGATATCGTCTGGGAATCGAGAAAATCCGGCATGTGCTGGACATAGCGGAATAA
- a CDS encoding glycosyl hydrolase-related protein, translated as MSFQKKLDILNGKLNRSLETAVEPIARFKSEIEFAAAFAKALDKSEWEMLITNAVKHVEKALTSGGSIDPEKVILEAERIMSPIGEIAKGYTMHLCGHAHIDMNYQWDWPETVSIARDTFTTVNTLMDEFPDFHFSQSQASLYLAMERYCPKIFEMIKRRVREGRWEVTASSWVESDRNLVSGESMCRQLLYTRSYFKEKFGFEPEHVKIDWSPDTFGQAWSVPSILSRAGISRCYIFRTGPGPWLFKWRSPDSSEIAVFHEKDISYSGDLDPAVIVPLFAKYVSDTQLKEYLYVYGVGDHGGGPTRRDLRKYMQIKDWPIFPTVKLSTYDAYFTAIESTKPDLPVVDADLNFTFEGCYTSQSNIKRANRISETILPEAETASVIAGAFCDINYPSENLLSAWRNTLFNQFHDVLPGSGIHATYEYSQGLFQEIKTAADNARTNALRELAGQIDTSFVNLGHDDFGSGDGLGAGAGDPVIPGGVTSRGAGSPGPEPIIVYNAKPWPRSEVVFVRVWDKPLKDGHIIARDPDGNEMRCQVIDRGWFRHHDYLTVAFKADVPALGYKTYAIQDYMLHSNENTIEDLPSETDCARIVKHLPEGTESTIIELGEGTILENEHLRIEIDPAAGAIKHLIDRQTGFDYVPEGKLLGLLEICNEAHRGMSAWTIGQFTKITPLTGGQTKITQMGPNRVCMKTEHTHGNSRISVEIGLNTGSRMVDFTLESRWVEICTPQTGVTMLRTSFPVNVTNGMPTYEIPFGSQRRVQSVQEIPAQKWADLSDEEHGITLVNDCKYGHSCIDDTLHLTLIRTSYDPDPIPEVGDHKIRFGVIAHQGPCDVADAIRAGEEFNSYMSILSETVHDGALPPEKSFAEVLTPNVFISAIKKAEDSNGIVIRMFEVEGKDTQAKIRINDIIKQGTKAMETDILERPLAKNTAKLNGDILSVRIPKYGQASVLIV; from the coding sequence ATGTCATTTCAAAAGAAGCTGGACATTCTTAATGGCAAACTGAACCGCAGTTTGGAAACAGCGGTGGAGCCGATAGCGCGGTTCAAATCAGAAATTGAGTTTGCCGCGGCATTTGCAAAGGCTCTGGACAAAAGTGAATGGGAGATGCTCATAACAAATGCCGTAAAGCACGTTGAAAAAGCCCTCACATCAGGCGGAAGCATCGACCCGGAAAAAGTCATTCTTGAAGCTGAGCGGATTATGTCTCCCATAGGTGAGATTGCAAAAGGCTATACTATGCACCTGTGCGGGCATGCGCACATCGATATGAACTATCAATGGGACTGGCCGGAGACTGTGAGTATTGCTCGCGACACGTTTACGACCGTCAATACGCTGATGGACGAGTTCCCGGACTTTCATTTCTCGCAGAGCCAGGCGTCATTATACCTCGCAATGGAGCGCTACTGCCCGAAGATATTCGAGATGATAAAAAGGCGCGTGAGAGAGGGACGCTGGGAAGTGACGGCCAGTTCGTGGGTCGAAAGCGACAGGAACCTCGTCTCTGGTGAGTCTATGTGCAGGCAGTTACTCTATACCCGCAGCTATTTCAAAGAGAAATTCGGCTTTGAGCCCGAACATGTGAAAATTGACTGGTCACCTGATACGTTCGGGCAGGCTTGGAGTGTGCCGTCCATACTCTCTCGCGCAGGCATCAGCCGGTGCTATATATTCCGAACCGGTCCCGGACCATGGCTCTTCAAATGGCGTTCGCCCGACAGTTCCGAAATTGCTGTGTTCCACGAAAAAGATATCTCCTACAGCGGCGACCTTGACCCGGCTGTGATAGTCCCGCTTTTTGCAAAATATGTGAGCGATACCCAACTTAAGGAATATCTTTACGTTTATGGCGTAGGCGACCATGGCGGCGGGCCGACCAGGCGCGACCTTCGCAAATATATGCAGATAAAGGACTGGCCGATATTTCCGACTGTCAAGCTGAGCACATACGACGCATACTTCACCGCTATAGAGAGCACCAAGCCTGATCTGCCGGTCGTAGACGCCGACCTTAATTTTACGTTTGAGGGCTGCTATACATCTCAGAGCAACATCAAGCGCGCCAACCGCATCAGTGAGACCATATTGCCTGAAGCGGAGACTGCATCTGTCATCGCCGGTGCGTTTTGTGACATAAACTACCCATCCGAAAACCTGCTTTCTGCCTGGCGTAATACTCTCTTCAACCAGTTTCACGATGTATTGCCCGGCTCGGGCATTCATGCGACCTATGAATATTCTCAGGGGCTCTTTCAAGAGATAAAAACTGCCGCCGATAATGCCCGGACAAATGCTCTGCGTGAACTTGCCGGGCAGATCGACACGTCATTTGTGAACCTCGGACATGACGACTTTGGCTCAGGTGATGGCCTGGGAGCAGGTGCCGGCGACCCTGTGATACCCGGCGGAGTGACTTCACGCGGAGCAGGCTCGCCCGGTCCTGAACCGATTATCGTTTATAATGCAAAGCCATGGCCGCGGTCGGAAGTGGTCTTTGTAAGAGTTTGGGACAAGCCTCTTAAGGACGGGCATATCATTGCGCGGGACCCGGATGGAAATGAGATGCGCTGCCAGGTGATCGACAGAGGATGGTTCCGGCATCATGACTATTTGACTGTCGCGTTCAAGGCAGATGTGCCTGCTCTTGGCTACAAGACTTATGCGATCCAGGACTATATGCTGCATAGTAATGAAAACACAATCGAGGACCTGCCATCAGAAACTGATTGCGCAAGGATAGTCAAGCATCTGCCTGAAGGGACGGAAAGCACAATTATCGAACTGGGCGAAGGCACCATCTTGGAGAACGAGCACCTCAGGATCGAGATAGACCCGGCGGCAGGTGCGATCAAACACCTGATCGACAGGCAGACCGGGTTCGATTATGTGCCTGAAGGTAAGCTATTGGGGCTGTTGGAGATATGCAATGAGGCTCATAGAGGCATGTCCGCATGGACTATAGGTCAGTTCACAAAGATCACCCCACTCACAGGCGGCCAGACTAAGATCACGCAGATGGGGCCTAACCGTGTATGTATGAAAACAGAGCATACACATGGCAACTCGCGGATAAGCGTGGAGATCGGGCTCAACACAGGGTCGCGGATGGTCGACTTTACGCTGGAGTCGAGATGGGTCGAGATATGCACCCCTCAGACCGGCGTCACCATGCTGCGAACCAGTTTCCCGGTGAACGTGACAAATGGTATGCCGACATACGAAATACCCTTCGGCAGCCAGAGGCGAGTGCAGAGTGTTCAGGAGATACCGGCTCAAAAGTGGGCTGACCTCTCAGACGAAGAGCATGGGATCACACTGGTCAATGACTGCAAATACGGCCATTCATGCATAGATGACACATTGCATCTGACATTGATCAGGACCAGTTATGATCCCGATCCTATACCAGAGGTGGGCGACCATAAGATAAGGTTCGGTGTGATTGCTCACCAGGGTCCATGCGATGTGGCTGATGCCATACGGGCAGGCGAAGAGTTTAACTCTTACATGTCTATCCTCAGCGAGACCGTCCACGACGGCGCTCTGCCGCCCGAGAAGAGTTTTGCCGAAGTGCTTACACCGAATGTATTTATTTCGGCCATTAAAAAAGCTGAGGACTCAAATGGAATAGTGATTCGCATGTTCGAGGTCGAAGGCAAAGACACTCAGGCGAAAATCAGGATCAACGACATCATCAAACAGGGCACTAAGGCAATGGAGACCGATATTCTGGAACGTCCCCTGGCCAAAAACACAGCAAAACTCAATGGCGATATCCTCAGCGTACGCATCCCCAAATATGGGCAGGCAAGTGTGCTGATAGTCTGA
- the hydF gene encoding [FeFe] hydrogenase H-cluster maturation GTPase HydF, producing the protein MANLNQTPSGERVHISIFGRRNSGKSSLINALTNQSLAIVSDVAGTTTDPVSKSMEILPIGPVVVTDTAGIDDVGDLGKKRVEKTLRVLENTDLAVLIIESGTEPGEWEEDIVRRIKDRDVPLVICANKTDINPDFSAIKKWATGRSAMFVPVSAATRDGIEQLKAALVQISPIAISEPTIIGDLITGGDIVVLVVPIDKAAPKGRLILPQVMTIRDALDHDAIAVTVKERELYECLRSLGRKPKIVITDSQAFLKVDADTPKDIWMTSFSILMARYKGDLAGFVEGARAIDSLKIGSRVLISEGCTHHQQADDIGKVQIPRWLRQMVGGELEFGFASGKDFPPDVDSYDLIVHCGGCMLNPREMRYRQRVASEAGVPMTNYGVLLAKVHGILERAIQPFPLARLALEELKDTCAFRMERTT; encoded by the coding sequence ATGGCCAATCTAAACCAAACCCCTTCAGGCGAGAGGGTCCACATATCAATATTCGGCAGGCGCAACTCAGGCAAATCCAGCCTGATAAACGCTCTAACCAACCAATCTTTGGCAATTGTTTCTGACGTCGCGGGGACAACAACCGACCCGGTTTCCAAGTCTATGGAGATACTTCCTATAGGGCCGGTGGTGGTGACGGACACCGCCGGTATAGACGATGTAGGCGACCTGGGCAAAAAACGAGTCGAGAAGACTCTGCGTGTGCTTGAGAATACTGATCTTGCGGTGCTGATTATCGAGAGCGGCACCGAGCCTGGCGAGTGGGAAGAGGATATAGTCCGGCGCATCAAAGATCGCGATGTCCCGCTTGTTATCTGTGCCAATAAAACCGATATCAACCCTGACTTTTCAGCAATAAAGAAATGGGCTACCGGCCGCAGTGCCATGTTCGTGCCCGTGAGCGCCGCCACACGCGATGGTATAGAGCAGCTAAAGGCAGCACTGGTGCAAATCTCGCCAATCGCGATTTCCGAACCGACTATAATCGGCGACCTGATCACCGGTGGAGACATAGTCGTGCTGGTGGTCCCGATAGATAAGGCCGCGCCAAAGGGACGGCTGATCCTGCCGCAGGTGATGACAATCCGTGATGCTCTCGATCATGACGCAATCGCAGTCACTGTGAAGGAGCGCGAACTTTATGAGTGTCTTCGTAGCCTCGGACGTAAACCCAAGATTGTCATCACGGACTCCCAGGCATTTCTAAAGGTGGATGCCGATACCCCCAAAGATATCTGGATGACCAGTTTCTCGATTCTGATGGCGCGGTATAAGGGTGATCTGGCCGGTTTTGTCGAAGGTGCCCGTGCGATTGATAGTCTCAAGATAGGCAGCCGCGTGCTCATATCCGAGGGCTGCACACATCACCAGCAGGCAGACGATATAGGCAAAGTGCAGATTCCGCGATGGCTTAGGCAGATGGTCGGTGGCGAATTGGAGTTCGGCTTTGCGTCAGGCAAGGATTTTCCGCCTGATGTGGACAGTTATGACCTGATCGTCCACTGCGGCGGCTGCATGCTCAACCCCCGCGAGATGCGTTACCGCCAGAGAGTGGCATCCGAGGCCGGTGTCCCAATGACGAATTACGGTGTGCTGCTCGCAAAAGTGCATGGCATATTAGAGCGCGCCATTCAGCCGTTTCCACTGGCTCGACTCGCCTTGGAAGAACTGAAAGATACATGTGCTTTCAGGATGGAACGGACCACATGA
- a CDS encoding TlyA family RNA methyltransferase, which yields MKKAPIWTLLVERGLVEDRKTAETWVMTGNVYANDMRIDKPGQLVKITDDIIVKGIDQKYVGKGGLKLEGALSDFHVNVEAVVAIDAGASTGGFTDCLLQHGAQKVYAVDVGFGRLAGKMQVDPRVIAMEKVNISDPALRDLDPRPSLATVDLSYLSLKKAIPIFAEILHGKGDLICLVKPLFEVADSSIRRTGIIDDPDIYRELLRDLADYINGLDYCVIGISHSHVTGNKGAREFFIMVSLNPDECQDIRLTDAEIDESIDNAVDAVMKLDVYNK from the coding sequence ATGAAAAAAGCGCCGATATGGACACTGCTGGTCGAGCGAGGGCTGGTAGAGGACAGAAAAACAGCCGAGACGTGGGTGATGACCGGGAATGTCTACGCCAATGACATGAGAATAGACAAACCCGGCCAGCTTGTTAAGATCACAGACGACATCATCGTCAAAGGAATTGACCAAAAATATGTCGGCAAGGGCGGACTCAAACTCGAAGGAGCATTGAGTGATTTCCACGTGAACGTCGAGGCAGTTGTCGCCATCGATGCAGGGGCTTCCACCGGAGGGTTCACGGACTGCCTGCTCCAGCATGGAGCACAAAAAGTCTATGCGGTGGATGTAGGGTTCGGGCGACTTGCCGGCAAGATGCAAGTGGACCCGAGAGTAATCGCGATGGAAAAAGTAAATATCAGCGACCCGGCGCTCAGAGACCTCGATCCAAGGCCGAGCCTTGCGACAGTGGACCTCTCTTATCTGTCTCTAAAAAAAGCCATACCGATCTTTGCCGAGATTCTGCACGGCAAAGGCGATCTGATCTGCCTGGTTAAGCCTCTCTTTGAAGTGGCGGACAGCAGTATCCGCAGGACAGGCATAATCGACGACCCCGATATTTATAGAGAACTCCTGCGGGACCTTGCGGACTACATAAATGGCCTGGACTATTGCGTCATCGGAATCTCTCACAGCCATGTCACGGGAAATAAGGGAGCGCGTGAGTTCTTTATTATGGTTTCCCTGAATCCCGACGAATGCCAAGACATACGGTTGACTGATGCTGAGATTGATGAGAGTATAGATAATGCTGTAGATGCAGTTATGAAACTCGATGTATATAACAAGTAG
- a CDS encoding class I SAM-dependent methyltransferase, which translates to MQTDFDRERSWWDAKVPKEESDMADESINRALRWREIERHLDGVKSILDIGAATGAFSIPLARRGFKVTHLDFSPAMLEVARSKAEGIKNIEFVEANSTNLPYADRSFDLVINMDGAIFFCGSDANRALSEACRVTGKTLIVTVSNRAVLIPGWIRTSISSFDRFIPSVKEMLENGFWHQDQFSENAMLSKCCTMGYLGTIKAFLPDELRSVLESQHMEITRLGGIGSLACLCGDEAVKRITSDHNLLSEFVDMCEYYDKCIMPEGPGTWQRAGLIAVATPAARRQ; encoded by the coding sequence ATGCAAACAGATTTCGATAGAGAAAGATCCTGGTGGGATGCGAAAGTGCCTAAAGAAGAATCCGACATGGCGGATGAATCGATCAATCGAGCATTGCGCTGGCGCGAGATTGAACGCCATCTTGATGGAGTGAAAAGTATTCTCGATATTGGAGCAGCTACCGGTGCATTTTCAATTCCCCTTGCCAGGCGAGGGTTCAAGGTTACTCATCTTGATTTCTCACCGGCGATGCTTGAGGTGGCACGATCGAAGGCCGAAGGCATCAAGAACATCGAGTTTGTTGAAGCTAATTCTACTAATCTACCATATGCAGATCGATCGTTCGATCTGGTTATCAACATGGACGGTGCGATTTTTTTTTGCGGTTCAGATGCGAATAGAGCTCTATCGGAAGCATGCCGGGTAACGGGAAAAACTCTTATTGTAACTGTGTCGAATCGCGCAGTTCTGATACCAGGCTGGATAAGGACAAGCATCAGTTCTTTCGACCGCTTTATACCGTCAGTAAAAGAGATGCTTGAAAATGGATTCTGGCATCAGGATCAATTTTCTGAAAATGCAATGTTGTCGAAATGCTGCACAATGGGTTATCTCGGAACCATCAAAGCATTCTTGCCGGATGAATTAAGATCTGTCCTGGAATCACAGCATATGGAAATCACCAGGCTCGGTGGGATCGGTTCACTTGCATGCCTATGTGGCGATGAAGCTGTAAAGCGTATTACTTCTGACCATAATCTCCTATCAGAGTTCGTCGATATGTGTGAGTATTATGATAAGTGTATTATGCCGGAAGGTCCAGGCACTTGGCAGCGTGCAGGACTTATTGCAGTCGCTACACCCGCGGCACGACGTCAGTAA